Sequence from the Ziziphus jujuba cultivar Dongzao chromosome 9, ASM3175591v1 genome:
CCGTTTGGGAGATACAACAATGGAAAGTTTGGCCGATGCTTTAACTGTGTTTTCCAGCCATCGGAGGAATCTTTGGACCGAGGTGAGCATATTGCtaggttccttgtctcttggacTTTTCGtggatataaattttgtgaattttggaggtcatttgatagtttatctatttttgggtcaattagttaattatgaGATAAATTGGGGCTGTGTTTGGACAacattggtcaaattggttaaaattggagttggattagtaaaattggatattattaggacctatTTGGAGGTTCAATTTCGAAAGtttaggcttcgggtgaaaatctccaattttggtACTAGATCCTAAGGGCATGCGGTACAATTGGACagttcggtgtccaatttatataattttagagtaccataaattattttaagatatttgggtCATACAAATATTgttggtttagttatttggagcctaaaaaatattttattatattacagacactcGTGTTAAGTTTGGAAATGGTCCTGTAGGGGAacaggagtgagcatctacagtTCAGTGAGTggctattatttttaaaatgttttgggcatataaaataatatatatatgcggTTGGATATTTTGTGTATATACAAATTCATTGAAAGGAttgctttatgcatatataatatctgctttcacttatataatttatcattttatgcggattttaataagatttttattgatttttaattttgatgagttcatGGTGAATTGTGAATTATGTTaactaaatattttggtatttgaattgagattttaaattattttgaaaaataatttatttgagaaacagattgaaaatttatatgattttaagcatgttcaaatattttataaatttttagatgcttaaaatcgatttatggtgaatatatttcacttggtatttttggttttcacaTGAActgatattttgaaatttttggaatatttaaataagcggtgaaatttaaatattaaattatgatttatgatacaatatcatttggaaaagtatatatgatcttacaagattattttaaggatactgtgttggttatttttaattgatgtaccatatagtacaaGAGTTtcagatcagtattatattacagttcACTGGGTTTGCcatggtaccgtgaggttggtttcacccaacggtttatcattgccacggaccgtgagatCGGgattatccgacggtttattattgccagaGTGCTGTGAGGttagtttcatccaacggtttattattgccatggaccatgAGGTTAGGTTTAtttgacggtttattattgccacggtaccgTAAGGTTGGGCTCAGCCCACAGGatatttattgccacggaccgtgagatTGGATACGTCCTAATGGTTATTTATTTCCACGATGCCTTTCGTCTATTGAGGGTCATGAGGTGGGTATATCCCATGGTTTGCAGTTTGGTACACTGAATGGTATATCGTATATGTTTTGAGTACattgttgattttcaaataatgtGGATTTAATGCACTTTCACAAATATTTTGTGGAAATGCGTTTAGAATATTTACGCTAaatgtttatattttgattaaggcattttgtaatattttattgttgtttattttatatcttttgagcatccatttcatgatattaatttggggtacaattttggattttgtgaaatgatttttaaacgagGGACTTTTCAgacgagtggaacgagaggtcttgagaaaaatatttttatggaaaaaaattattatttttctattacacTATGCCACTCACAgatatttctttatctcacattttatttgttttaaatttattcccTAGGCTCAGATAGTTAGTAGTAGTCTACCTCGTGAGCCACTTGTTACTTCGTTCCTTCAACGAAAACAGCAgtacttattttttctttattttagccTTACCTTTTTGGACTCATTTATTATTCacttgtacttctaaactttgtttACACTTTTAGATGCTCTGATCTAAATATTGGACCCAGTAGAAaccatattatatacatgtgtaGTTATGACCTGTGGTGGAATatgccggttgtggacttttgtgctattgtggatttattgtatatatattgaggtattattgataatgtATGTGTTTGTTATCCATATTTTAAGGTGAGATTCCATTGGATATATTCTAGGAATTGTCCGGTGGAAGTTCACTAGGCGGGACCAATTACGAGATCCTGGGAAGGTTTCCGGAGCAGGTCCTGTCATATTTTTACTAGTACCATAATTTCCTAAATATGATATAACTGATATACCATATTGAAAATTTCCACTTCGACAAAAAACATATAACATACATCACAAACATAAAACCAAATTAAACCATATGGTTTACAACCATGAGCCTTGCATGGCAACTAGCATGCTACATAATCACACATATAGCTTATTTTAGTTTTGGAAGCTTAAGCATATGCTATATTAATATAGCTTATTTGATTTGCAAAAGCATGCATATACACATCGACACTCAGCTGAGGGGGCAAGAAAGCAACATCACCAAGTTCAATCTATATTCTCATTacatgctttctttttttctctctcgcTCAGTATGAAGAGAAATTTTGGGACTTGCCTGCCATACTGATCGGTTCTTTCCTTTAGGAACCGGAGAATCCTTGGGACTTGGCTCTGCCGATGGGTTGTTTCCTTTTGGAACACCATAACCATTGTAAGGAGATGGAATCTTTCCCTtcaaaacaccataaccaataTTGTAAGAAGATGGGTTCTTTTCTTTAGGAACAGCATAGCCATTAAAAGGAGATGGGTTCTTTTCTATTATTTCTTCTTCAACACCATCGTTGCCATAGAAAGGAGTTTGGTGGCTCTCCTTCTCTCCTTTTGGAACAGCCATATCTGCATCGTAAGGAGATGGGTTACTTTTTCCTTTAGGAACTGCGTCCCCATTGAAAGGAGACGACGACGATGGGTTGTAATTCCCTTGTGGAACAGCGTCGCCATTGTAAGGAGATGGGTTGTTTACTTGTGGGACAGAATGAGCATGGTAAGGAGATGGGTTGTTTCCGGCCGTCGGAACGCCACCACCGCCGGTGAAAGGAGACGGATTTTTTCCTTTCTGAACAACATTGGCATAGTAATAAGGAGGAGATGTGAGAAACGAAGTTGGTATTTTAACATGGATTACTATTGTGATCATCTCAGGTGTGGGCCCAGAGTCCTTAATTGGGGAGTTGGATTCTGGTGTTTTGGTGTTGTCATTAGGAACATTTCTAACACTGGGTGAGGATTCAAATAGATGATCAAAATAATTCATCACTGGATCATCTTCATTATTGGAATGCTTTGGTGCTGAACTCCATGGAGTAAACCCCTGATCTGCCTCCCGCGTCATCGGCTGATCTTCAGCCACACTTTTCCAGTATGTTCCTAGTTCGTTTCTTGATTCTATAGTACTAGCAAACTGCATGATCAAAAacgagagagatagagagagagagagagagagagagagagagagagagagagagagagagagagagagagagagagagaggagacatAAAGCAAGTGAGAAATATGACAAGTACaatgattaattataattagcaaaaaaaagaaatgtcaataaaatatgattaccttTTACAGTTCATAAAGCTAACTAAGTCaagtgttaataaaaaaaaattaattagattcAACAATGAGAATACCCCTTCTAATGAATACCCTTTCTTCATCTATTTAGAAGAAAGTGACTTGGACAATTAGACCAAGTAACATCCTCATTAGGATGATAGGCTTAGATGGATATCGAAATTTCAAACCATATTAGTAGCGGATGAATGATGACAAATCGcaaaatagcaatttttttcccctacCAATTATATGAGAGTGATAGCTTATAAGACCAAAGGAGTACGGAAATCAAACGGTGCTTACCAAAAGTAAAAGGAGAGCCAACATAGCACTAGTAAATTTCATGGCTGCAATTGGTATATGGAGAAACTACTAGTTTTCAATATTCGTGGAGGTGTTTCAAATGAATTCTCTACTTATATAGATGAAATAAATAGCTAGAAGACcttaaaaatatcttcaaaagGACGCTGAATCACTTTGGATACATCAAATTGTATAGTTTCATTTCTTATTGgtgaccaaaatatatattattttagttgaTATTATATGGGTAGTTAATTGCAGGGTCttacttttaactttttatatcCTAATTgattaaagaataataatagaaaaatccCGTCGGCATTAACTGATTTTGGGATAGTGCCAAAGAGAAAATTAGGTCACTACATTTcgataattagattttttttatcttctctgGCGTTTGCCTTGCATATACGTTCAGATAAGGTATGTGGTTCTCGTTTGCTTCCTTTTCGTCATCTTTCTTCTTGTAATTTCCATCTGCTACTGATGTTATTATCTTTTACTGCGTCGTGTTTTCATAGGCTGgataaatttggaaattcaTGTACCTATGACTAGGTAGATAAATATTGATTCTATCAACTCAAAGATACCACTTGACGactaaaagacaaaaaaataataataataataaataaataaataaataaataaataatcaaaagatACATGTCGttcttcaaattattattaatattatcattttgtaGATTGGAGGcaaaaaaaacctaaataaCTAGCTAAAATATGTTCAAAAGACTACTTATgactttattaattttgaaagataaaatataaatgaataataaatgtaTAGAATAGACATTcataatggggaaaaaaaaaaaactttcatcaAAATGAGCCTGATTTTATAACCgtttgaaatggttttcaaaTTATCCGTTTCTTAAGTATGactaattatatacataaaaaatttaaataaaaactgaaaaccaAAATCATAAACCTTATCAAACAAGTGGTTAACATTTTTGGAGTATTCCTCATAACATATAATAACGTTAACCAGGCagcttgttttattttatttgaaataaaaacaagatgtttaaatgatttattatgtttttggcTTCTTGCTAGGAATGATATAAGAAAAAGTCTGGTTCGAAGCATATCTTTGGAAAAGATGGACTACGCTACATGTTATATAGCCTATTTTCCAaggaagtttttatttatttatttatttatttatataaaatttatttatttatttttaaatggtaaatttttaatagaataataataaaagatgctATGGTATTCAATATTTAATGTTGCGCTGTGCTCGCAGGCAGTGAATTTATacacataacttttttttttttttttttgtggtaattTACACTTAACTGATTTTTGTGTTCACATTGACAGAGCTACCATTGCGACGTCATGATACGGTCGTGTAGGCTGGGGACTTTTGTCCGAATATGACCAAATGTGtccaaaatttctttctttttttgggctaaGAAAAATGTATCTACACGAGCCAACATGATTGGTTTTTGTGTTTCCATTATTATGCATcatctaataaatatttttacaacctGGATTCACACCCCCACcccaccaaaaaccaaaaaaaaaaaaaaaaaacccaccttGAAGCTACAAGATCATAGGCAGCATAAATCCATTGGCACACATAATTGATAATTGAATTggcttaaattattttaaataataatattttattggagATTCATTAATCTGTgtctaatttatattatttttttaattaataatatgtcGCCATACTATTTGGtgaatcaattttttaatagattgttataataatttttttaataaattgggaaagaaagattttatcATCAAGTTTGAATCAACATTTGAGGATTATCACAAATGATTATTTCTAATTGACCTTTACAAAGGGATAGTGCAACCATATTCAAAATacctttttttccccatttatgttgtcaaaatatTGTGTCCGTGCCAAGATATCGTTTCCTTGGGTCAATCCAATGATTTTCTCGGACGATATTGATTCTCAATTTGAATTTCCCatctataagaaaaaaaaatagaagataaaaattatcaaaatatcataatattttgTAACTCTTAAAATCGTATTCAATTGCTACAAATTATGATTAACATGATGAAATAACGAGATAAAAGGAGGCTTCaaatcttctttattttcaactCAAACTGTGTCTACTTATAATAACAGAgacatatgtataaaaatatatgcgTAACATACTTTATGCAACCTTCCAGATTTCAGCCACTTTTGGCTTGCTCATTAACGTCTTCTTCCCCTTCATGCTTTGTTTATGAGGGAAGGTAAGGTTGGTTCTAAAAACAACTTGAAGTTATTAGGCTCGTGGTTATGATTTAGTGAAGCTTTTTTACTTACGGATTTGCAATTAGGTTTAGCTACATTAAGTAGCCTATTCAAACCTCGATTGGTTTGGATATGTTTGTAATGCTTTTTGAATCTCAATCTGAGCAAAAAAGCAAGTGTGAATGCAATAAGTAAAACTGTCCAAAACAGCTAGTGAAACCTAAGTGCTTCAAAACAAAAGCAACCGGTGGTGTGAATCCAATGTTATCACTTTTGGTCCAATGGTTGCTTGCTATTTGCTGCTTCCATCTAGCTTTCTGCAGGTTGAAGTAGTCTCATGAGGTCTTGATACATGTTACTTGGTTCATTGGATAAGATAGAAACCAAATCCAAGCTTGCCACATCACGAAGGTCCTCCAAATAGGTTAAGTTGCCCAAGTACCCTAACCAGCTTTCTAATTCGTGACCTAATCTAGTTTATGTGCTTTAATTTTATGCCATTTGGTGTTCTTAAACACCAACTTAAGGTCCTAAAACAAACTggtacaaataaaaacaaaataagcatGAAAAGACACTAAGATACACACCCTCAACCTATAATGCATACGCCTAGGGTTTGGTCAAAAGTGTGGCTAACGTACTATCAAATTTCTCTTCTTCAGGCTTCTTATGGGTATGGTAAATTATAACATcaggattatttttaaaatctttgtgAACGATCTGTTTCATCTGACCCTTTGTAACTTATTGCATTAGGACTATTGTTAAAATTCCTAACGAAACGATCCGTTTCATCTGATCCCTtgtaaattttagcattaggccTATTGTCAAAATTCCTAGTGAAACTCTCTGTTTCATTTGAACCTTTGTAAATTATAACATTAGGTCTATTGTCAAAATTGCTAGCCATGCTGCTAACACATCTTGATGAAGAAggtctttgattgcttttgtcaTGGTTTGGTCTTTCAAGATGATTTTCCAGTAACCACCAGGGTCTTTTTTGACATAGCTGAGGTCTCCAAACCaacactttatttttatttttatttttttattattatttttttttttccctgaaagGATACAAACTAACATTTTACAAAAAACAACTAGCCTTGCTTGAAATTGATCATATACCTCAAAACTTTGACATAATAACGACTAATATGCTTTATATATGCACACACTTACATGCAACAGTTACatgttttacaaaaataatatactgAATTCCATCGAACAGCTTATACTATGTGTTTAACATTCTATTATCAAGGATATGATTTTTATTACCAATAATAAACCACTTTACTGCCTAACGTAAGCTGCCAGATAGAATCCAATAgacaattaatatttttgcacGCTtgtatataatatctatttgtTTATGTGTATGATCATCATGGAAAACTTAGTGACAGCCACTAGTTAACCAATCTTAAATGGTGATTCAGAAAGAATCTTGGGGAGTATAATCATGAAGGGTTAGAtatgttgtgtgtgtgtgtgtgtgtatgtatatatatatatatatatatctataagcTAAAACAACTATAGTGTTGATAAAAGAGAGTATAAGAAGAATTGATAGAAAAGAGGAAACAGcatgcaagtgaagaaagctgTTGAGAAATGATAATGCAAAGGAAAGCTAAGATGATCTTCATGTTTTACGCGTATAGCTGGAAGTACACACTGTCAATGTATtagtcccctttttttttttttttcttttttgaatccaTTAATTGCAATTACGTAGTAAAAATACCAAACAATAATTAATCAGACGTCTGTATGTATATGAATGGAAGATCCTGTATTAAATTTACCAACAAAATAAGAAAGCACActaggaaaattaattaattttatctaatTAAGGAAGAAGACAAAGAACGCAAATATGTTATGTggaaaaaattctatatattttgcatTATCTTAGCATTTTTATACAAGGAAAATTTTGCTTATTTGTGAATGATAACTCATGAAGAACTTGACAAAGATCTTTGCATTTATTGTTCAGAAAGTGTCTCGCTAATTGTTATCATTGATGATGATTACCATTTTATATGGCAAATTTTAATTaggatattttattctattatcttttatattaaatccCAAAATTGAATCCATTAAcggtaataaattaaattagtaTATAATATGCATATTCCGTTAGAaatcatttatcaataataacaaataatatttttcattcagAAATGACAACATCcatataattgtatatatagaAACTTACATGCTATGTGTGACAatgccaaatataattttgatattattattttgaagaaacagaggatAGACATATTGATTCTAAATttgataccatattattttcttcataattttctttcaaaatagacagttaaaaattaaaaatccattttttttttttttcccattgaaCATCGGATTCCAAACTCCCAATTAATGTTTTCACTGCAAATGGTGCATCAAATTGAGTAAACTGTATCTGATCAGTCTGGTATCTTTCTGGTTTATAAGTACTATTTCTTTCTGTACTTCTAGTTTTCCTTCCCTGTCATATTTTGTAAATCATATAGCAAtcagaaatcaaataaaagaaacattTCTAATACATGAACATCTAGAAACCCTTTATATGAACATAACCACACTAATATTAGTTAGAAAACACATAACATACATAATACAGAAACCATATGTTTTACAATAATGAATCATGCTGCATCACATCTCTTGCTAGCTTATTTCATTCCTAAAGCATACAGATACATAGAAACCTAATTTGATTTAAACATAGTTTTTAAACAACAGCAATCCAATACTGTCACTGCACATAAACAGGATTCTTTGGCCTTGGCTTTGCAGATGGCGTCTTTCTTTTATAAGGACCAAACGCCACCATGGTAGGTTGCTGTGACATCATGTGCAGTCATGAAGTCCTTAACAAAGGATTCTGCTTTTCTTGCATCATCACGGTAAACAATTGTGATGTCGGATGTGCCTTCGAAGTCTTGAAAGGTGGATTTTGCAGGCTTGGCACCATTGTAAATAATTGTGGCATCAGGGGTGGTCTCAAAGTATTTGACGGTGGATTTATCTGGTTTAGCATCGTTATAAATAATTGTGATATCAGGGGCAGCCTCGGAGGGTTGTACTGGTTTAGGATCATTGTAAATAATTGTGGCATCAGGGGCAGCCTCAAAACTCTCAATAGAGGGTTTTGCTGGTTTAGCATCATTATAGATAATTGTGACATCAGAGGCAGCCTCAGAGCTCTCACCAGAGGATTTTGCTAGTTTAGCGCCATTGTAGATAATTGTGGCATCAGGGGCAACATCAAAACTCCCATCAGAGGATTTTGCTGGTTTAGCACCATTGTAAATGATTGTGGCATCAGGGGCAACATCAAAACTCTCACCAGAGGATTTTGCTGGTTTAGCACCATTGTAAATGATTGTGGCATCAGGGGCAGCCTCAAAACTCTCAGCAGAGGATTTTGCTGGTTTAGCACCATTGTAGATAATTGTGGCATCAGGGGCAGCATCAAAACTCCCACCAGAGGATTTTGCCGGTTTAGCACCATTGTAAATGATTGTGGCATCAGGGGCAGCCTCAAAACTCTCAGCAGAGGATTTTGCTGGTTTAGCACCATTGTAGATAATTGTGGCATCAGGGGCAGCATCAAAACTCTCACCAGAGGATTTTGCCGGTTTAGCACCATTGTACATGATTGTGGCATCAGGGGCagcctcaaaactctcaccagaGGATTTTGCTGGTTTGGCACCATTGTAGATAATTGTGGCATCAGGGGCAGCATCAAAACTCTCACCAGAGGATTTTGCTGGTTTAGCACCATTGTAAATGATTGTGATAGCAGGGGCAGCCTCAAAACTCTGACCAGAGGATTTTGCCGCTTTAGcatcattataaataattgtGGCATCAGAAGAGCCATCAAAGTTCTTCACCGAAGAAGATTTTGTTGATTTAACATCATCGTTGTAAATAACTGTGACATCCGGCGCGGCTTCAAAATGCTTGACAGaagatttttctattttaacatGATCATTGTAAGTTATTGTGGTATCAGGTGTGGGTCTAGAGTTCTCACAAAAAGAGTTCACTTCTTCTTCATTGCAgttggatttttcattggaatgCTCTGCTATTGAATATGAAGGAATAAGCCTGTGAATTGCCTTTGGCATAGGCTGATCTTTCATCACACTTCTCCAGTATGCtcctggttcaattcttgaCTCAATAGTACTAGTCAACTGCATAGTCCATATAAGAGAGGGAAAGGAAGCTGTGAGAAAAACACATGtaatataacataataaaccttttttttatttcttttaagtttttatttggaATCATTTTCAAGCtttatttaaactttatttAAACTTAAGAAGGAGAAACATGATGTTGAACTTAAATCTACGAGAGTCGATTGTTAACCAGATCAAGAGCTAAAACcgacaattttgattcaataaACCAGAAaacaaatatgttattttatttatttattgaaatgaaaaaaagatttttttttgtttttttcaaatgaatgaccaaaaaaaaaaaaaaaaaaaaaaaaagagagtttggaTATGATTAAcataatgacaaaaaaaaagagtcagTCTGGATATGATTAACATATCCGACTTATTGCGTGAGCCTTAAGGGGCCTACCAGAGATTGTTCCCTCATAAGAGGGCCTCTATACATCAGACCCAAAAAGGCTTTTCCAAGCCCGTTGAaccattccccccccccccccccccccccaaaaaaaaaaaaaaacaaaacaaaaaaaagggcatAACCTAGCACCTAGCCCACTAAGGAAATGTGGTTAGAAGGCTTTGCTAGAGTTAATGGACACAATCCCTGacaaaattaattgtttttctgTACGAGTTTGAATCcctttaaatgttaaaaaacaaaaaaagccaaGTTCATGAGCATGAAATCTCATTTCAACGCATCTTAGAAATTTTGGACccgtaagattttttttttccttcaaaaactCTATTAGAATGAATAACAATGAAGAGAAGGATACAAATAATACTTACCAAAACAAGGGGAAGGAGAGTTAAGATGGCACAAGAGGATTTCATGGCTACAATTGCTATacctaataaattttatgatatatgTTTCCAATATGCATGGAGTGTCACAAATGACCTGCtacttatatagataaaaatactAGGTGACgacaataaaataacaataagaaaaagaaatagacgGAACACAAGCTAGCGAATGAATAAATCCCCTCATACCAATTAATCATGCGTTAAACACCAACTTGTATATTTCCATTTTGATTGTGTGTGTGACAATGACCGAAACATTTATATTATGTTACTTGAAATCAGATTTAGTAATGGTAGGgccattttatttaatatatcccAATTAAAGATTTGGTTAAATAACTCCCTTGGCCAGCTTGCGTGTATTTTGGATTGTTCGTATCAGAAAATTCAGGTCTTTAATTTGATTTagatcattaaatttattagatccttttttttttttggggggggggggtgggggtggGGTGGGGGGGTGTATATCATATATGTAGATAATGTATGTATCAAATGTATATACCATGATTGTTAAGTCATACACCTTCATGTTTATATCTTATTTAAGCTCTATCCTTAAATTTATTagatccttttttcttttttcttctttttttttttttttttttttttttgggtgttgttTGTTTTGGGGGGTGGGGGGTGGTCGGGTGGTGTATATCATATATGTAGATAATGTATATAACATGATTGTTAATCCATACACCTTCATGTTTCTATCTTATTTAAGCTCTATTATAATATAGAATACATATATCACTCGTTGCCAAAAGAGCTAGAAAAGCTTTTCACAGAAGAAATTGATAGAAAGAATAATTGCTTTTAACTTTACACGAcctacaatattttttattcctcAATTTCATGTTTGGAGGCTGTAAAAAGTTcgaatttacaatttaaatctcaagaggtagagaaaattaaatttaatagttaattaGACAAAATTTGACATGATCactagggggggaaaaaaaagaaagaaaaagaaataaacaaaatataaaagtttctAAATAAAGTTACATAAGTTATGAATAGttaatgttattaaatttatggtTGAAAATGAATAATTAGATTAAATTGACGAGAAATAATTGTTCAATGAAAAACAATATGAAACTTTTTATAGTTAGAaaatctaaccttatatttgtTAATAGGTAAAATTAATGAGAACTtgatttttgtttataaattttttataagggAATCTAAACTTTTTGTAAACTTTTGAATCCTAATAATTATTAGAAGATGCAAAAGTGTAAgcccaaacaagaaaaaaaaaatttggaaaattgaaattttcaaaaattagattcttttaaaattttgatacctCTCAAACCTAGACTAAAAAAACTTTGTGATCAGTTCTCTCTAAAAACATAACCAAAATTTTCGATGTATTACTGTTTCATTTCAagttagttaattaaatttaatctcAAAGCTGCAGTGTACAAATGAATCATTAACTGATATTGTGTTTGGCAATTGGCATTATTGAAACAGTGGAAGATAATCCTAAAGGGACCAAACTTATCTTGctgattattataattattttggtgACACATgat
This genomic interval carries:
- the LOC125424326 gene encoding uncharacterized protein LOC125424326, with amino-acid sequence MKSSCAILTLLPLVLLTSTIESRIEPGAYWRSVMKDQPMPKAIHRLIPSYSIAEHSNEKSNCNEEEVNSFCENSRPTPDTTITYNDHVKIEKSSVKHFEAAPDVTVIYNDDVKSTKSSSVKNFDGSSDATIIYNDAKAAKSSGQSFEAAPAITIIYNGAKPAKSSGESFDAAPDATIIYNGAKPAKSSGESFEAAPDATIMYNGAKPAKSSGESFDAAPDATIIYNGAKPAKSSAESFEAAPDATIIYNGAKPAKSSGGSFDAAPDATIIYNGAKPAKSSAESFEAAPDATIIYNGAKPAKSSGESFDVAPDATIIYNGAKPAKSSDGSFDVAPDATIIYNGAKLAKSSGESSEAASDVTIIYNDAKPAKPSIESFEAAPDATIIYNDPKPVQPSEAAPDITIIYNDAKPDKSTVKYFETTPDATIIYNGAKPAKSTFQDFEGTSDITIVYRDDARKAESFVKDFMTAHDVTATYHGGVWSL